In Verrucomicrobiia bacterium, a single genomic region encodes these proteins:
- the truB gene encoding tRNA pseudouridine(55) synthase TruB, with protein sequence MHEFTALDGALLIDKPAGPTSHDVVDKIRRTFGIKKVGHCGTLDPNATGLLIIVLGRGTKLSERLMSDDKVYEGTIKFGETTDSYDCDGEITATKAVPPLTLEQLNEACAPFIGDIMQTPPMVSAIKKDGVPLYKLARKGVEVEREPRLVHIYNFRFTSYAEPLGQFRLACTKGTYVRSVAHELGQQLGCGAHLATLRRAVSGKFDVADALPLESILQMSQAQLEKRVIPFLKLASA encoded by the coding sequence ATGCACGAATTCACCGCGCTCGACGGCGCGCTGCTCATCGACAAACCCGCCGGCCCCACGTCGCATGACGTCGTGGACAAAATCCGCCGCACGTTCGGCATCAAGAAGGTCGGCCACTGCGGCACGCTCGACCCAAACGCCACCGGCCTGCTCATCATCGTGCTGGGCCGCGGCACGAAACTCTCCGAACGCCTGATGTCCGACGACAAGGTTTACGAAGGCACCATCAAGTTTGGCGAGACGACCGACAGCTACGATTGCGACGGTGAAATCACCGCGACCAAGGCGGTGCCGCCGTTGACGCTGGAGCAGTTGAATGAAGCCTGCGCGCCGTTCATCGGCGACATCATGCAGACACCGCCGATGGTTTCGGCCATCAAGAAGGACGGTGTGCCGCTCTACAAACTGGCGCGCAAGGGCGTCGAGGTGGAGCGTGAGCCGCGCCTCGTGCACATCTACAACTTCCGCTTCACGAGCTACGCCGAGCCGCTCGGCCAGTTCCGGCTGGCCTGCACCAAGGGCACCTACGTCCGCAGCGTCGCGCATGAACTCGGCCAGCAACTCGGTTGCGGCGCGCATCTCGCCACCCTGCGCCGCGCCGTCTCCGGCAAGTTCGACGTCGCCGATGCGCTGCCGCTCGAATCGATCCTGCAAATGAGCCAGGCGCAGTTGGAAAAACGCGTGATTCCGTTCTTGAAGCTGGCGTCCGCCTGA
- a CDS encoding bifunctional oligoribonuclease/PAP phosphatase NrnA, with the protein MKPHPKIIDRIVDAVHEHQTFCVVGHMRPDGDCVGSQLGLTLALLAEGKKVSCWNQDPIPQKYRFLDLDNVIQPPKPGQEFDCVIATDAASFERLGTVGEHIARRKFFINIDHHESNTRYANLNWVSAREPSTGELIFRLLKAARWPITKPIADCLFTAVSTDTGSFQYPTTRPSTYHTAAELVSRGANLAHICHEVYQSYPVSRAKLLQHVYSHFHLTHNNRIGYFWLRKRDFTRTGADTADSEGLIDHIRAIEPVVVAVTFEEMEPECTRVSLRSKSPKVNVNEIAGQFGGGGHPAAAGARIAGSPLSVQRRVIAAIKQAINRAK; encoded by the coding sequence ATGAAGCCCCATCCCAAAATCATCGATCGCATCGTGGACGCCGTGCACGAGCACCAGACCTTCTGCGTGGTCGGCCACATGCGCCCGGACGGAGATTGTGTTGGCTCCCAACTCGGCCTGACCCTCGCCCTGCTGGCCGAAGGCAAAAAAGTCTCCTGCTGGAACCAGGATCCCATTCCGCAAAAATACCGCTTCCTGGATCTGGACAATGTCATCCAGCCGCCCAAACCGGGACAGGAGTTTGATTGCGTCATTGCCACCGACGCGGCGAGTTTCGAGCGGCTGGGCACCGTGGGCGAGCACATCGCCCGGCGCAAGTTTTTCATCAACATCGACCATCACGAGAGCAACACGCGTTACGCGAACTTGAACTGGGTTTCCGCCCGCGAGCCCTCGACTGGCGAGTTGATTTTCCGCCTCCTGAAAGCCGCCCGCTGGCCGATCACCAAGCCCATTGCCGACTGCCTGTTCACGGCCGTGTCCACCGACACGGGTTCGTTTCAATATCCGACCACGCGCCCGAGCACCTACCACACCGCCGCAGAACTGGTGTCGCGCGGAGCCAACCTCGCGCACATCTGCCACGAGGTTTATCAATCCTATCCGGTCTCGCGGGCCAAGCTGTTGCAGCACGTCTATTCCCATTTCCACCTCACGCACAACAACCGCATCGGCTATTTCTGGCTGCGAAAGCGCGACTTCACCCGGACCGGCGCCGACACCGCGGATTCGGAGGGGTTGATCGACCATATTCGCGCCATCGAGCCCGTGGTGGTGGCCGTCACGTTCGAGGAGATGGAACCGGAGTGCACGCGCGTCAGTCTCCGCTCCAAATCTCCCAAGGTGAACGTCAACGAGATCGCGGGACAGTTTGGCGGAGGCGGCCATCCCGCGGCCGCCGGCGCGCGCATTGCCGGTTCCCCGCTCTCGGTCCAGCGTCGCGTCATCGCCGCCATCAAACAGGCGATCAACCGCGCCAAGTAA
- the rbfA gene encoding 30S ribosome-binding factor RbfA encodes MASRRIERVNELLKHEIGEIIRRELSITDVGLVSVNAVETSGDLRSAKVFISLLGKPDQQKRALKRIEEKRVLIQGQIGRAIVLKYTPTLTFIMDDTIEKAHRVLQIIDEIERTGSGPAA; translated from the coding sequence ATGGCTTCGCGCAGAATAGAACGGGTCAACGAACTGTTGAAACACGAGATCGGCGAAATTATCCGCCGCGAACTGTCCATCACCGACGTGGGCCTCGTGTCCGTCAACGCCGTGGAAACCTCCGGCGACCTCCGGTCCGCCAAGGTTTTCATCAGCCTGCTGGGCAAGCCCGACCAGCAAAAGCGCGCGCTCAAGCGGATCGAGGAAAAACGCGTGCTGATTCAAGGCCAGATTGGCCGGGCCATCGTGCTCAAATACACCCCCACCCTCACGTTCATCATGGATGACACGATTGAGAAGGCGCACCGGGTGCTGCAAATCATTGACGAAATCGAGCGCACTGGCTCCGGGCCCGCCGCTTGA
- the infB gene encoding translation initiation factor IF-2: MPVRIYDIAKKLGLENKEVITKAKELGISAAKVPSSSLDKITAEYLEQQIIESHPALKAKIAAPEPAVPPAPPVPVEIKVETPPPEPPKPEPAPVVLIRHEPAPETKPEPAPAASPAPAEPAEPASVEPQAPATEAAPAPAPEPPPAPEPAPAPVAPAAPPAPAAPATPPPPKVGQLVGRINLPMRSGPRSSDRGAGRPAGRPGAPQRDDRQNRPGTPPRGGQAGRGTGAPAAKAPPTRSGGPAATNIDLPEDAAIIRLKPPIVVRDLAEQLKQKPFVVIAELMQLGVFASVNQTVDEGVAQRVCAKFGVRFEVEKRAKGEGQVHKPQPKVEVVEDEDRPEDLKPRPPVVTIMGHVDHGKTTLLDVIRKSDVAKGEAGGITQHIGAYTISVPHPEKKGELQQITFLDTPGHAAFSSMRARGANVTDIVVLVVAANDGVMPQTLEALSHAKAAKVPIIVAVNKCDHPNANPMQVRQQLQDKGVVPDDWGGDNIFVDCSALTKQGVDKLLSAIVLQADLLELKANPTRGAKGNVIESGLEPGGPIATVLVRKGTLHVGDVILCGEHYGKARALINEEGKRLKEAGPSVAVRVLGLNGVPEAGIEFVVAEDEKTAREIGEKRAQENKSAELENRAKVTLENLFATLDAQQSKALKVIVKADTQGSVEAIVSEITKIESDKVTLEVVHSAVGTITESDVALAAASKAVILGFHTRIDTGVNDKAKHHGVQIKLYAIIYELVDEVKAAMAGLLEPVLKETTTGTAEVRKVFELSKGVPVAGCMVTNGRIVRGKVRVRRRKDLIYEGVTQSLRRFQDEVNEIRAGMECGIRIEGFGEFQEGDIIECYAVEKVAQKL, translated from the coding sequence ATGCCCGTTCGCATCTACGACATTGCTAAGAAACTTGGCTTGGAGAACAAGGAAGTAATAACCAAAGCCAAAGAACTGGGTATTTCCGCCGCCAAAGTCCCTTCCAGCTCTCTCGACAAGATCACCGCCGAATATCTGGAGCAGCAGATCATCGAGTCCCATCCGGCCCTGAAAGCCAAGATCGCGGCGCCCGAGCCCGCGGTGCCCCCGGCCCCGCCTGTTCCCGTCGAAATCAAGGTTGAAACGCCACCCCCCGAGCCGCCCAAACCCGAACCCGCGCCGGTGGTGCTCATCCGCCACGAACCCGCGCCAGAAACCAAGCCGGAACCCGCGCCCGCCGCTTCTCCCGCACCGGCAGAACCGGCAGAACCGGCCTCAGTCGAACCGCAGGCGCCCGCAACCGAGGCCGCCCCGGCTCCAGCCCCGGAACCGCCGCCCGCTCCGGAGCCTGCTCCGGCGCCGGTTGCCCCCGCGGCGCCACCCGCGCCGGCCGCCCCCGCCACTCCCCCGCCGCCCAAGGTGGGCCAGTTGGTGGGCCGCATCAATTTGCCCATGCGCAGCGGTCCCCGCTCCTCCGACCGGGGCGCCGGCCGGCCTGCCGGACGGCCCGGAGCACCGCAACGCGATGACCGTCAAAACCGACCCGGCACGCCGCCACGCGGGGGGCAAGCCGGGCGCGGAACTGGCGCGCCGGCTGCCAAGGCGCCGCCGACCCGGTCGGGTGGCCCGGCAGCCACCAACATTGATCTGCCCGAGGACGCCGCCATCATCCGGCTCAAGCCACCGATCGTGGTGCGCGACCTTGCCGAACAGTTGAAGCAAAAGCCATTTGTCGTCATCGCTGAATTGATGCAGCTCGGCGTGTTCGCCAGCGTCAATCAGACGGTGGACGAAGGCGTCGCGCAACGCGTGTGCGCCAAGTTTGGCGTGCGGTTTGAAGTTGAAAAACGCGCCAAGGGCGAGGGTCAGGTTCACAAACCGCAGCCGAAGGTCGAGGTGGTGGAGGACGAAGACCGTCCGGAAGATCTCAAACCCCGGCCGCCCGTCGTCACCATCATGGGTCACGTGGACCATGGCAAGACCACGCTGCTCGATGTCATTCGCAAATCGGACGTCGCCAAGGGCGAAGCCGGCGGCATTACGCAGCACATCGGCGCTTACACGATTTCCGTGCCGCATCCGGAGAAGAAGGGCGAACTGCAACAAATCACCTTCCTCGACACCCCGGGCCATGCCGCGTTCAGCTCCATGCGCGCGCGCGGCGCGAACGTCACCGACATTGTGGTGCTCGTCGTCGCAGCGAATGACGGCGTCATGCCACAAACGCTCGAAGCGCTGAGCCACGCCAAGGCCGCCAAGGTTCCAATCATTGTGGCCGTCAACAAGTGCGACCATCCGAATGCCAACCCGATGCAAGTGCGGCAGCAATTGCAGGACAAGGGCGTGGTGCCCGACGACTGGGGTGGTGACAACATTTTTGTGGATTGTTCGGCGCTGACCAAGCAGGGCGTGGACAAATTGCTCAGCGCGATTGTGCTGCAAGCCGACCTGCTCGAACTGAAGGCGAACCCCACGCGCGGCGCCAAGGGCAACGTCATCGAGTCCGGCCTCGAGCCCGGCGGCCCCATAGCAACGGTGCTGGTGCGGAAGGGCACCCTGCACGTCGGCGACGTCATTTTGTGCGGCGAGCATTACGGCAAGGCCCGTGCGCTGATCAACGAAGAAGGCAAACGGCTCAAGGAGGCCGGCCCCTCCGTGGCCGTGCGCGTCCTCGGCCTGAATGGCGTGCCTGAAGCCGGCATCGAATTCGTCGTTGCTGAAGACGAAAAGACCGCCCGCGAAATCGGCGAGAAACGCGCCCAGGAAAACAAGAGCGCCGAACTCGAGAACCGCGCCAAGGTGACGTTGGAAAACCTGTTCGCCACGCTGGACGCGCAGCAAAGCAAGGCGCTCAAGGTCATCGTCAAGGCCGACACGCAAGGCTCCGTCGAGGCCATCGTCAGCGAAATCACCAAGATCGAATCCGACAAGGTGACGCTGGAGGTCGTTCACAGCGCCGTCGGCACCATCACGGAATCCGACGTTGCGCTCGCCGCGGCGTCCAAGGCGGTCATCCTCGGCTTCCACACGCGCATTGACACCGGTGTCAATGACAAGGCGAAGCATCACGGCGTGCAGATCAAGCTTTACGCCATCATCTACGAACTCGTGGACGAGGTGAAGGCGGCCATGGCCGGATTGCTCGAGCCGGTCCTCAAGGAAACCACCACCGGCACGGCCGAAGTGCGCAAGGTGTTTGAACTCTCGAAGGGCGTGCCGGTGGCCGGTTGCATGGTCACCAACGGGCGGATCGTGCGCGGCAAAGTGCGCGTGCGCCGCCGCAAGGACCTCATCTACGAGGGGGTTACGCAGTCGCTGCGCCGCTTCCAGGACGAAGTGAACGAAATCCGCGCCGGCATGGAATGCGGCATCCGCATCGAGGGGTTTGGCGAATTTCAGGAAGGCGACATCATCGAGTGCTACGCGGTCGAGAAGGTGGCCCAGAAACTTTGA
- the nusA gene encoding transcription termination factor NusA has translation MNADLLAVLEYWEKEKGIGRDVLLAAVQESLLSAAKKAVGPARELRVDIEPKTGDIKAFAKLVVAERVISKHDQISQFDARRINPEAKIGDELEIEVTPTGFGRIAAQYAKQTIMQQLRKAEKALIFAEFKDRVGDIISGTVRRFERSDVIVDLGKYEALLPNRERVPTEEYQIGERIRCYVKAVEQTAHGPEIILSRADPRFVVKLFQLEVSEINDGTIEIKGIAREPGFRTKLAVWTRDEKVDPVGACVGLRGQRVKNIVRELNNEKVDIIRWDPNIRNFLTNALSPAKLKTFEIDEETRRARIIVSEDQLSLAIGKRGQNARLTSKLTGWQVDIEPEVVVTKGFEEKVAEAVESLAAIPGLTREQADVLVHHGFGSLELLLQAEESDLAEIPEVAAHAGAILQSAREEAARRTIKVGETEISG, from the coding sequence ATGAACGCAGATCTTCTTGCAGTATTGGAGTATTGGGAAAAGGAAAAGGGCATCGGCCGCGATGTTTTGCTGGCTGCTGTCCAGGAATCCCTCCTTTCTGCTGCCAAGAAGGCCGTCGGTCCGGCGCGGGAACTGCGGGTTGATATCGAACCCAAAACCGGTGACATCAAGGCGTTTGCCAAACTCGTCGTGGCTGAACGGGTCATTTCCAAGCACGACCAAATTTCCCAGTTCGACGCGCGTCGCATCAACCCCGAGGCCAAAATCGGCGACGAACTGGAAATCGAAGTCACCCCGACCGGTTTCGGCCGCATTGCGGCGCAGTATGCGAAGCAGACCATCATGCAGCAGTTGCGCAAGGCCGAAAAGGCGCTCATTTTCGCGGAATTCAAAGATCGCGTGGGTGACATCATCAGCGGCACGGTCCGGCGGTTTGAACGCTCCGACGTCATCGTCGATCTCGGCAAGTATGAAGCCCTGCTGCCCAACCGGGAACGCGTCCCGACGGAAGAATACCAGATCGGCGAGCGCATCCGCTGCTACGTCAAGGCCGTTGAACAAACGGCCCACGGCCCGGAAATCATTTTGTCCCGCGCCGACCCGCGCTTCGTGGTGAAGCTGTTCCAGCTGGAAGTGTCCGAAATCAACGATGGCACCATCGAAATCAAAGGCATCGCCCGCGAACCGGGCTTCCGCACCAAACTCGCGGTCTGGACCCGTGATGAAAAAGTGGATCCGGTCGGCGCCTGTGTCGGCCTGCGCGGCCAGCGCGTGAAAAACATTGTCCGCGAGTTGAACAATGAGAAGGTGGACATCATCCGCTGGGATCCGAACATTCGCAACTTCCTCACGAACGCATTGTCGCCCGCCAAGCTGAAGACCTTCGAGATTGATGAGGAAACGCGGCGGGCCCGGATCATCGTCAGCGAAGACCAGCTTTCCCTGGCCATCGGCAAACGCGGCCAGAACGCGCGTCTCACCTCCAAGCTGACCGGCTGGCAGGTGGATATCGAACCCGAAGTGGTCGTGACGAAAGGCTTTGAAGAGAAAGTCGCGGAAGCCGTCGAGTCGCTGGCCGCGATTCCCGGGCTCACGCGCGAGCAGGCCGACGTGCTCGTGCATCATGGATTTGGCAGTCTCGAACTGTTGCTGCAGGCGGAGGAAAGCGACCTGGCCGAAATCCCGGAAGTGGCGGCCCACGCCGGCGCGATTTTGCAGTCTGCGCGCGAAGAGGCCGCCCGCCGCACGATCAAGGTTGGCGAGACCGAAATCTCCGGCTGA
- a CDS encoding cold-shock protein, translated as MSSGKVKWFDNKKGFGFIAQEQGKDVFVHHTCIAGTGFKTLNEGDSVTFELVDSEKGPKALNVHREAA; from the coding sequence ATGAGCAGTGGCAAAGTGAAGTGGTTCGACAACAAAAAGGGGTTTGGGTTCATTGCGCAGGAGCAGGGCAAGGATGTGTTTGTGCATCACACCTGCATCGCTGGCACGGGCTTCAAGACGCTCAATGAAGGCGATTCGGTGACCTTCGAGCTCGTGGACAGCGAAAAAGGGCCCAAGGCGCTGAATGTGCATCGCGAAGCGGCCTGA
- a CDS encoding coproporphyrinogen-III oxidase family protein, with product MVDAVVSPVKSLYVHVPFCAHKCEYCAFYSEASSGDIINRYVAALTRELELVADAVRPQTVFFGGGTPSLLNLRQWEQIFRTMDRLGLLGAAEWTVECNPATVSADKARLLREHGVNRVSLGVQSLDETLLERLGRIHSREQVFKSFDILRAAGFQNLNVDLMFAIPGQSMAVWQRTLDEALALESEHLSCYEVIYEQDTPLFAQLQAGEFDVDEDLACDMYEALIDRAGAAGVEQYEVANFARHQSATAPLPKPDLDDPAIPTFACRHNVNYWRGGDYLGLGPSATGYVKGLRTRNWSNTPLYCEQLERGIRAFESREELPPLKRAGEIAAFGLRLTAGWPFAAFREATGHELREHWAQDMQALVARGWAETNDERFRLNRLGLRFADAAAEMFLR from the coding sequence ATGGTCGATGCCGTTGTTTCACCCGTCAAAAGCCTTTATGTGCACGTGCCCTTTTGTGCGCATAAATGCGAGTATTGCGCGTTCTATTCCGAGGCATCTTCCGGGGACATTATCAACCGTTACGTTGCCGCGCTGACGCGCGAGCTGGAACTCGTGGCGGACGCCGTGCGGCCGCAGACCGTTTTCTTTGGGGGCGGCACTCCGTCGTTGCTCAATCTGCGCCAATGGGAGCAGATTTTTCGAACCATGGACCGCTTGGGGCTTTTGGGCGCGGCGGAATGGACGGTCGAATGCAACCCGGCCACCGTTTCGGCCGACAAGGCCCGCTTGCTGCGGGAACACGGTGTGAACCGCGTCTCCCTGGGCGTGCAGTCGCTCGACGAAACGCTGCTTGAGCGGTTGGGCCGCATTCATTCGCGGGAGCAGGTATTCAAGTCCTTCGACATCCTGCGCGCGGCAGGCTTCCAAAACCTCAACGTGGATCTGATGTTTGCCATTCCCGGGCAGAGCATGGCAGTCTGGCAGCGCACGCTGGACGAGGCGCTGGCCTTGGAGAGCGAACACCTGTCGTGCTATGAGGTGATCTACGAGCAGGACACACCGCTCTTCGCGCAGTTGCAGGCCGGTGAATTTGACGTGGATGAAGATCTGGCCTGCGACATGTATGAAGCGTTGATTGACCGTGCCGGTGCCGCCGGCGTCGAGCAGTATGAAGTGGCCAATTTTGCCCGCCATCAAAGCGCCACCGCGCCGCTGCCCAAGCCCGATCTGGATGATCCCGCGATTCCGACGTTTGCCTGCCGGCACAATGTGAATTACTGGCGCGGCGGCGATTATCTGGGGCTGGGACCGAGTGCCACCGGCTACGTCAAGGGCTTGCGCACCCGTAACTGGTCCAACACACCGCTTTACTGTGAGCAGTTGGAACGCGGCATCCGCGCCTTCGAATCACGGGAGGAACTGCCGCCCTTGAAGCGGGCCGGGGAAATCGCGGCCTTTGGACTGCGCCTGACCGCCGGCTGGCCGTTTGCGGCCTTCCGGGAAGCCACGGGCCATGAACTTCGCGAGCACTGGGCGCAGGACATGCAAGCCTTGGTGGCGCGCGGCTGGGCGGAAACGAACGATGAACGGTTCCGCCTGAACCGCCTGGGCCTGCGCTTCGCCGACGCGGCGGCGGAAATGTTTCTCCGCTAG
- a CDS encoding MFS transporter: protein MMLARPPAKMSRFKTCVTRTRHRHCLDSPRSVPRLRGCCLCLPGSGNADAMKKPSLLIIFLTVFIDLIGFGIVLPLLPRYAEKFGAEGFMIGVIIASFSVMQFFFAPAWGRLSDKIGRRPVLLISTAGSAVSYALFALAAAPRLSPHAALAVLLASRVFAGICGANISVASAYIADVTPPEKRSRGMGMIGMAFGLGFILGPVIGALSASGFGLAGPGWVASAICITNFLLAVMILAESRTPGTASAPTRPKLAQWAHALKMPRVGFLIGLYFLATFCFACFESTLPLLLASPGFHPDDFKNPTALAQKISAGTDPVSARLRSLMPAQALADLQQTSAPTALRRKLFDDVNALLLQPHLFDVAAWQQVNLRPETAKLTTANLRSDSLRHFNRLLLEDAYPAEIKRQKFYYDEKHIGYLFAFCGLMSAMVQGGMIGRLVKRFGEPKLISSSLVLVGLSLLIIPYAATLVVLLVGLAAVAMSSGLNRAPTMGLISIFTPQEEQGGILGVTQSAGTLGRIFGPLFATSAYALYPHSPYLAAAALCVIAGLIAAQKLRHARPVHTEATAA from the coding sequence ATGATGCTGGCCCGCCCACCCGCCAAAATGTCCCGGTTCAAGACGTGCGTGACTCGAACCCGGCACCGCCACTGCCTTGACTCGCCCCGCTCCGTCCCTAGATTGCGCGGATGTTGTTTGTGCCTGCCCGGTTCCGGAAACGCTGATGCCATGAAGAAACCTTCCCTGCTCATCATCTTCCTCACCGTCTTCATCGACCTCATTGGTTTCGGCATCGTTTTACCCCTGCTGCCGCGTTATGCGGAGAAATTCGGCGCGGAAGGGTTCATGATCGGCGTCATCATCGCGTCGTTTTCGGTGATGCAATTTTTCTTCGCACCGGCGTGGGGACGGCTTTCCGACAAGATCGGACGGCGACCCGTGTTGTTGATCAGCACCGCCGGTTCAGCCGTTTCGTATGCCCTGTTCGCTCTGGCTGCGGCACCACGCCTGAGTCCGCACGCGGCCCTGGCGGTCCTGCTCGCCTCACGCGTCTTTGCGGGCATTTGCGGCGCCAACATCTCGGTGGCCTCGGCGTATATCGCGGATGTGACCCCGCCGGAAAAACGGTCCCGCGGCATGGGTATGATCGGGATGGCCTTCGGGCTGGGATTCATTCTCGGGCCGGTGATTGGCGCGCTCAGCGCGAGCGGATTCGGCCTCGCGGGTCCGGGCTGGGTGGCTTCGGCCATCTGCATCACGAATTTCCTCCTCGCCGTGATGATCCTCGCGGAAAGCCGCACCCCGGGCACGGCCAGCGCTCCGACCCGGCCGAAACTGGCCCAATGGGCGCATGCGCTGAAAATGCCGCGCGTCGGCTTTTTGATCGGCCTGTATTTTCTGGCCACGTTTTGCTTCGCCTGTTTTGAAAGCACCCTCCCGCTGCTGCTCGCGTCACCGGGGTTTCATCCCGATGACTTCAAGAATCCAACTGCTCTGGCGCAAAAAATCAGCGCGGGCACGGACCCGGTTTCGGCCCGCCTGCGCTCCCTGATGCCGGCCCAGGCACTCGCCGATTTGCAGCAAACCTCCGCCCCGACGGCACTCCGCCGCAAATTGTTCGATGACGTGAATGCGCTGTTGCTGCAGCCACACTTGTTCGACGTCGCCGCATGGCAGCAGGTCAACCTGCGCCCGGAGACGGCGAAACTGACCACCGCGAATCTGCGGTCGGATTCGTTGCGCCACTTCAACCGTCTCCTGCTGGAAGATGCATATCCGGCGGAAATCAAACGGCAGAAGTTTTATTACGACGAAAAGCACATCGGCTACCTGTTTGCGTTCTGCGGACTCATGTCGGCGATGGTGCAGGGCGGCATGATCGGACGGCTGGTGAAGCGCTTCGGCGAGCCAAAGCTGATTTCCAGCAGCCTGGTGCTGGTGGGCTTGAGCCTGCTCATCATTCCCTACGCCGCCACCCTCGTGGTTCTGCTGGTCGGGCTCGCGGCCGTCGCCATGTCGTCGGGCCTCAATCGCGCGCCCACCATGGGGTTGATTTCCATCTTCACACCGCAGGAAGAACAGGGCGGGATTCTGGGCGTCACGCAAAGCGCGGGCACGTTGGGCCGCATCTTCGGCCCGTTGTTCGCGACGAGCGCCTACGCGCTTTATCCGCATTCGCCATATCTCGCAGCAGCGGCCCTGTGCGTCATCGCCGGCTTGATTGCCGCGCAAAAATTACGTCACGCGCGGCCGGTGCACACCGAAGCCACGGCCGCCTAG
- a CDS encoding response regulator transcription factor, producing the protein MAQAKDRQAKDSRARILLVDDHAVVRYGIAQLINRQNDLVVCGEEEDASRAMSAIGTLKPNLVIADISLKDSSGLELMRNIKAQHPGLPVLVVSVHDESIYAEIAFRAGALGYLMKQEAVDKILTAIRRVLAGSIYVSDVQAARMLQQQVRGQNTIQESPVKSLSDRELEVFQLIGQWKKTKDIASQLHLSIKTIEYYREQIKKKLNLKSAAELTHYATSWVQREATR; encoded by the coding sequence ATGGCACAAGCCAAAGATCGTCAAGCCAAGGACAGTAGAGCCCGAATTCTACTGGTGGATGACCACGCCGTTGTCCGTTACGGTATCGCGCAACTCATCAATCGGCAGAACGACCTTGTTGTATGCGGTGAAGAAGAAGACGCCTCGCGCGCCATGAGCGCCATCGGGACGTTGAAGCCCAACCTGGTCATCGCCGACATTTCGTTGAAGGACAGCAGCGGCCTCGAATTGATGCGCAACATCAAGGCGCAGCATCCGGGCCTGCCCGTGCTCGTGGTGAGCGTCCATGATGAATCCATTTACGCCGAGATTGCCTTTCGCGCCGGGGCGCTCGGTTACCTGATGAAACAAGAGGCGGTGGACAAGATCCTGACCGCCATCCGCCGTGTCCTGGCCGGTTCGATTTACGTCAGCGACGTGCAGGCGGCCCGCATGCTGCAGCAACAGGTGCGCGGCCAGAACACCATCCAGGAATCGCCGGTGAAGAGCCTCAGCGACCGGGAACTGGAGGTGTTCCAACTTATCGGCCAGTGGAAGAAAACGAAGGATATCGCTTCGCAACTGCACCTCAGCATCAAGACGATTGAATACTACCGCGAGCAGATCAAAAAGAAGCTCAACCTGAAGAGTGCCGCAGAATTGACCCACTACGCCACTTCGTGGGTGCAGCGCGAAGCCACGCGTTAG